A segment of the Methanomicrobiales archaeon genome:
CTCGCGATTCATCCGGGTGAACGACATATGCCGTCTCTTCCCGTATCACCGCTCCCTGCGGGATTTTTCTTGGAGACTCACGACCGATCCCGTCCCGCTCACGGTTGGAACGCAGATCTGATCAGCCCTCAGAGAGGGATCGCGTTCGCAACCCGTTGCAGAGAATCCCATCCTCCCCTATTCGGGCGCGATCTCGCCAATGGTGAGGGGGCTATGCCCCCTGCCGCGAACGCTCCCAGCATGCCCTCTCGAGTCGAGCTGGACGGGGTCGCCAGCCCCGCAGAAAATCGCCTGCCCGGGTTTCCTCACGGGAGTGCGGAGGACTCTCGATCCCGAGAGAGCGCTCCAGCCGAACGGCAGCAGGCGCAGTCTATTTAAGTGCAGCATCACAATGCATACGTAGCTTTTGGTATCATTTACGATACGGGGGATAGATCACGGAGAGACGGGCATGGTGAAGAAAGAGGATCTTCTGGAGGACCCAGCCATTCGGATCTACCTGCACCGCCTGGTGGGAGAGGAGGGTCTGGATCTGCTGAGAAGGTTTCCCGACGAAGGCGAGTACAGCGACGAGGATCTGGCCGCCAAGACCGGTATCAACCTGAACACAGTACGGCACACGCTCTATACGCTCTACGAGAGGAGGCTCGCCGAGTACCGCAGGATCAAGAACGCCGAGACCGGCTGGCTCACCTACCTCTGGAAACTGAACCTGAATGCGATCTATGACGCCATCCGCGAAGATATGCGGGCGATTCTCGAGAAGCTCGAGGCCCGTGAGCGGTTCGAGGAGGAGAACGACTTCTTCATGTGCGCCGACTGCGGACGGTTCACCTTTATCGAGGTGGCCGATCTCGGCTTCATATGCCCCCGCTGCGGACAGGAGGTCGCTCACTACGAGAACGAGATGCTGCTCCGTGCCCTGAAAAAGAGGACGGCAGCCATACGAGAATGTCTGGGGCAGTGATCGGGGACCCCGAGAGGATCCTCATCGAGACAGGTGTCGATGCCGGAGTGCTCGCTCACTGCCGGGCCGTCGCGGCCGTCGCACGGGCATGGGAGGGCAGCCCCCTGGTCGACCGGAACCTATTGAGAGCGGGCGCGATGCTGCACGACATCGGACGCAGCGTCACCCATTCGGTCGAGCACGCGCAGATCGGCGCCTCACTCTGCCGCTCGCGGGGTCTGCCGGAGCCGGTCGCACGGATCGTGGAGCGGCACATCGGCGGCGGACTTACCGCCGACGAATGCAGCCTGCTGGAGATTCCCCCGAAAGACTGCATGCCGCAGACCCTCGAGGAGCGGATCGTCGCCCACGCGGATAATCTGGTTGAAGGCGATCGGGAGGCTTCCATCTATCGGCTGCTGCAGCAGTCCACATGGCTGAAGAGGCGGTATCGGAAGCGGATCTACCGCCTCTGCCTGGATGTGGAGCTGTTCAGAGGATGATCTTCCGAACCGCAGGGAGGCTCTTCAACTCCTCCAGAACGCCGGAAGGCAGCGGTTCGTCCAGGATGACGACCAGCCGTGGCTCCTCGCTGAAGTAGGGATCGGTGACGAAGATCTGGCGGAGGTTGAGGTTGTGGCGGGAGAGCACGCCCACCACCGCTCCCACGATACCCCGCTCCTGGGCGTTGCGCGGGAGCACCGTGATCACCGAGAGCCCGAGGTGTTCGGCGACGCGCGAGAGATCGGGCGTCGCCCGAATGTTCAGGAAGATATCCTTCAGAAACGGCCGATCCAGGATATGCTGCGCCGTCG
Coding sequences within it:
- a CDS encoding HD domain-containing protein, which gives rise to MSGAVIGDPERILIETGVDAGVLAHCRAVAAVARAWEGSPLVDRNLLRAGAMLHDIGRSVTHSVEHAQIGASLCRSRGLPEPVARIVERHIGGGLTADECSLLEIPPKDCMPQTLEERIVAHADNLVEGDREASIYRLLQQSTWLKRRYRKRIYRLCLDVELFRG
- a CDS encoding regulator of amino acid metabolism, contains ACT domain protein, which encodes MWADIMREFQDSPSQARVVRFLLENGFGISESGKIACNGVEIPATHIAKAIGADRRVVDATAQHILDRPFLKDIFLNIRATPDLSRVAEHLGLSVITVLPRNAQERGIVGAVVGVLSRHNLNLRQIFVTDPYFSEEPRLVVILDEPLPSGVLEELKSLPAVRKIIL
- a CDS encoding transcription factor produces the protein MVKKEDLLEDPAIRIYLHRLVGEEGLDLLRRFPDEGEYSDEDLAAKTGINLNTVRHTLYTLYERRLAEYRRIKNAETGWLTYLWKLNLNAIYDAIREDMRAILEKLEARERFEEENDFFMCADCGRFTFIEVADLGFICPRCGQEVAHYENEMLLRALKKRTAAIRECLGQ